The genomic DNA CTGGTACAGGCTGGGATCGACGTCTTCGCCAGCGGCCACCCTCTTCATGACCGCAGCCGGCCCGTAACGGTAGCCTTCGGTGCGCAGGTAGATCAGTGCGCCATCGTCGGTCTGCAGCAGGTAGCGGGTGTCGATGATCGCCACACCCTCGGGGCTGACAATCTGCCAGTCCGCGCCGTTATTGAGGATGGTGCCCTTGAGCCTGGCCCCCTCGAAACGGCCGCCTGTGATCGGGATGATACGCCGCTTGCCCTGCGCGCTGGTTTCGCCCAGCTCCCACACCGGCGCGACAAGGTCCACCGTAAAGCGCGCCAGGGGTTCGAGCTTGAGCGGGGGCGGAGCGTAACTGGCAGCCTGGGCAAGGCCCGTGCAAACGCCAAGCAGCAGCCCAAGCAATCCTCTGCGAAGGTTCATCATGCTGCCTCCTGCACTGACCGGGCATCGGGATTTGTCGGGTGCGGGCCTGGTGATGCGACCCGGTTTGCTGGGGGGCGTGCTATAGGCGCTTTCATGAGTGCAGATATCCTTTGTTATTGTTAATGGATAATATTGTTAATGATTATTTTTGTTAACCAATGATCTGTCAAGGTTCCTCTGGTGCTTGCCGCAAAATCTTGAGCGCCCTGGGATGAGCGCCGAAGGGCGATCTGGTCACCCGGTGCAGGCTTGGACGCAGCACATGCTACGCTTGAATGAGCTGTGAACAGTGTCTTGGCGCTAGAATCAAGGCCCTGCCCTTCTGCCTTTGATCACCAAAGGTGCTCACATGCCCGAGATCAGGAAACAGGCCAGCTCGCACCTGCAAGCAGATGAGCCCGGCCTTCGGGAACACAAGCGCTTCGCGTCACGAAGAGAGCGCCTGGACGCAGGAAAGAAACTGCGCGAAACGGTGCCGCGCTCGTCCCATGCATTCTGGAAACCGGCGCACAAGCATCGCGACCCTGTCGACATTCTCGAACAGTCCAACCGCAGC from Pseudomonas putida includes the following:
- a CDS encoding DUF3237 domain-containing protein; amino-acid sequence: MMNLRRGLLGLLLGVCTGLAQAASYAPPPLKLEPLARFTVDLVAPVWELGETSAQGKRRIIPITGGRFEGARLKGTILNNGADWQIVSPEGVAIIDTRYLLQTDDGALIYLRTEGYRYGPAAVMKRVAAGEDVDPSLYQFRITLRFETSAPQYAWLNRTVGVGSAMRLGNAVVYDAFEVK